A window of Haliscomenobacter hydrossis DSM 1100 contains these coding sequences:
- a CDS encoding PQQ-dependent sugar dehydrogenase — translation MQVLPKLYFPTIIFCSLILALSSCTTSKKNDSSLSKALLAYSTDTKVHAKGQQLFQAYCSPCHNFLQKGIGPGLGEVTSLVNPVWLKKFIRNAPELIEQGDIRAVQLFEEYKQLMPPFTNLKDADLEAIMAYIHTQQQAPQQEQVSDLGPAISDPMPTKIAKSGLHLQIEHVMTAPVTADKAPIARINKMQVLPGTPERLFIQDLRGILYELKDKQWLVAMDMAKERPNFINAPGMGTGLGSYAFHPDFYQNGLFYTTHTEPAKTAVADFSYADSIKVAMQWVLTEWKLKDPKALPFSGNGRELLRINMVTGIHGVQEITFNPLAKRGDPEYGLLYIGVGDGGASENRYHFICNDKSRIWGSVLRIDPAGNNSKNGRYGIPRDNPYAKLSDSEACREIFCRGFRNPNRYLWTPDGRLLITDIGHANIEELNLGVAGGDYGWPEREGTFVINHRGKMDKVYALPASDSKLNYTYPVAQYDHDEGKAIISGFVYTGTAFPQLRGKYVCGDINNGRLFCVETAQLKQGQQAPFQELELKMGNELVKVMELTKGIKPDFRLGLGLNGELFLFTKSDGKVYKVVDCQSNP, via the coding sequence ATGCAAGTTTTGCCCAAGCTATACTTTCCCACGATTATTTTTTGTAGCCTCATTTTAGCCCTTAGCAGCTGTACCACGAGCAAAAAAAACGACAGTTCGCTGTCAAAGGCACTCCTGGCCTACTCCACCGATACCAAAGTACACGCCAAAGGACAGCAATTGTTCCAGGCCTACTGTTCGCCTTGCCACAATTTTTTACAAAAAGGAATTGGGCCGGGTTTGGGAGAAGTCACCTCGCTGGTAAATCCGGTTTGGTTGAAAAAATTCATCCGCAATGCGCCCGAGTTGATTGAACAAGGGGATATCCGGGCCGTCCAGCTTTTTGAGGAGTACAAGCAATTGATGCCACCTTTTACCAACCTGAAGGACGCTGACCTTGAAGCCATCATGGCCTACATTCATACCCAGCAGCAAGCACCACAGCAGGAACAAGTCAGTGATTTAGGTCCGGCGATCAGCGACCCCATGCCGACAAAAATTGCCAAAAGTGGCCTTCACCTGCAAATTGAACACGTCATGACCGCCCCCGTTACGGCGGACAAAGCCCCGATCGCCCGCATCAACAAAATGCAGGTGTTGCCAGGGACACCCGAGCGTTTGTTCATCCAGGATTTGCGCGGCATTTTGTACGAATTGAAGGACAAGCAATGGCTGGTAGCGATGGATATGGCCAAGGAACGTCCAAATTTCATCAACGCGCCCGGGATGGGCACGGGCTTGGGCAGCTATGCCTTTCATCCCGATTTTTACCAAAACGGCCTGTTTTACACGACCCATACCGAACCGGCCAAAACCGCAGTGGCCGATTTCAGTTATGCCGATTCGATCAAGGTGGCCATGCAGTGGGTACTCACCGAATGGAAACTGAAGGACCCCAAGGCGCTGCCTTTTTCCGGAAATGGTCGGGAGTTGCTGCGCATCAATATGGTGACGGGCATCCACGGCGTACAGGAAATCACCTTTAATCCATTGGCCAAACGGGGTGATCCGGAGTATGGCCTGCTGTACATTGGTGTAGGCGATGGCGGAGCCTCTGAAAATCGCTATCATTTTATTTGCAACGACAAAAGTCGCATCTGGGGCTCAGTACTGAGGATCGACCCGGCGGGAAACAACAGCAAAAATGGGCGCTACGGCATTCCGCGCGACAATCCCTACGCCAAACTCAGCGATAGCGAGGCCTGTCGGGAGATTTTTTGTCGCGGCTTTCGCAACCCCAATCGCTACCTCTGGACACCCGATGGCAGGCTCTTGATCACCGATATCGGCCACGCCAACATTGAGGAGTTAAACCTGGGCGTTGCGGGTGGAGATTATGGCTGGCCGGAGCGCGAGGGTACTTTTGTGATCAATCATCGGGGCAAAATGGACAAGGTGTACGCCCTGCCCGCCTCGGATAGTAAACTGAATTACACCTATCCAGTGGCGCAATACGACCACGACGAAGGCAAAGCCATCATCAGTGGTTTTGTGTACACGGGTACCGCATTCCCGCAGCTCCGTGGCAAGTACGTTTGTGGCGACATCAACAATGGGCGGCTCTTTTGTGTGGAAACCGCTCAATTGAAACAGGGTCAACAAGCGCCGTTTCAAGAGTTGGAGCTAAAAATGGGCAACGAGCTGGTCAAAGTCATGGAATTGACCAAAGGGATCAAACCCGATTTTCGTCTGGGATTGGGGCTGAATGGGGAGCTGTTTTTGTTCACCAAGTCCGACGGAAAGGTCTACAAGGTTGTAGATTGCCAGTCCAATCCTTAA
- a CDS encoding TlpA disulfide reductase family protein, whose amino-acid sequence MRTIFLFFLLAISVKSSGQTNLFTVSGKIKGLDSKYLSMYIYDDSFPKGSRSDTIPVEHEVFSFTTSIPKTAMVVIYPNVERTVKRVGRGYYPAKSSQFMFIASPGSKISFSGEITDFVNAYPTGDPTNADLAALNKAVYPLMNQALNIQVKIANKRVTDTLLIKAMQDTAEQCDQAIVELKKKFLAQNTASVTTAWLLSDMMIRSQVSSDEAMEAFGKMDPKLADISYYQEVAERIDGIKKTKVGSPVPEINSLNTFDGKPFVLSALKGKYVVLDFWGTWCGPCIAGMPKMKEYLNKYPDKMEIVGVAQESDSGERWKKFIENSDYKWHHVLSRKNENYVLKFNVAGFPTKIIVDPKGVIIGRYVGEDEEIYQKLDELLK is encoded by the coding sequence ATGCGGACAATCTTCCTATTCTTCTTGCTGGCGATTTCCGTAAAATCGTCCGGACAAACCAACCTGTTCACCGTCAGTGGAAAAATCAAAGGGCTGGATTCCAAATACCTGTCCATGTACATTTACGACGATTCTTTTCCCAAAGGTTCCCGGAGTGATACCATTCCTGTGGAGCATGAAGTTTTCTCTTTTACCACTTCCATCCCCAAAACAGCGATGGTGGTCATTTATCCCAATGTGGAGCGCACCGTAAAAAGGGTAGGCCGAGGGTATTATCCGGCAAAATCATCGCAATTCATGTTCATTGCTTCGCCGGGCTCAAAAATTAGCTTTTCTGGCGAGATCACCGACTTTGTTAACGCTTACCCAACCGGAGACCCAACCAATGCCGACCTTGCTGCGCTCAACAAAGCGGTTTATCCCCTGATGAACCAGGCGCTGAACATCCAGGTGAAAATTGCCAATAAACGGGTAACCGATACCCTGCTCATCAAAGCCATGCAAGACACGGCGGAACAATGTGACCAAGCTATAGTTGAGCTCAAGAAAAAATTCCTTGCTCAAAACACCGCTTCCGTCACTACAGCCTGGCTGCTTTCTGACATGATGATTCGTTCACAAGTCAGCAGCGATGAAGCGATGGAGGCGTTTGGAAAAATGGACCCGAAACTCGCCGACATCTCCTACTACCAGGAGGTAGCGGAAAGAATTGATGGCATCAAAAAAACCAAGGTCGGCAGCCCTGTTCCCGAGATCAATTCCTTGAATACTTTCGATGGAAAACCATTTGTCCTCTCGGCTTTAAAAGGCAAATACGTCGTCCTCGATTTTTGGGGTACCTGGTGCGGTCCCTGCATCGCCGGCATGCCCAAAATGAAAGAATACCTCAACAAGTATCCCGACAAAATGGAGATTGTAGGGGTAGCGCAAGAATCCGATAGCGGCGAGCGTTGGAAAAAATTCATCGAAAACTCCGACTACAAATGGCACCACGTCTTGAGCCGAAAAAATGAAAATTATGTGCTGAAGTTCAACGTGGCCGGTTTTCCGACCAAAATCATTGTCGACCCCAAAGGAGTCATCATTGGCCGTTATGTGGGCGAGGATGAGGAGATTTATCAGAAACTGGATGAGTTGTTGAAGTAG
- a CDS encoding alpha-L-fucosidase: MKNCLFTLFFIFGTTTLFAQKAPLRRADSFFGLHFDFHASVNDSLVGKTLTEGMIDSLLTAVKPDFIQVDSKGHPGVASYPTKVAAGTQVKSFTQDPLALFRKVTQKHGVALYVHYSGVYDDAALLKHPEWAAIDANGKPSTQKTSVHGAYVDELMIPQLKEIADYGVDGVWVDGDCWATVLDYSPKALEKFRQQTGISTLPKTKQDEHYLDLMNFARQSFKNYVGHYTDQLHQYKPSFQVASNWAFSSFMPEPVDLNIDFMSGDLTPMNGVNSVLFEARVLAAQSRTYKKPWDLMSWSFNTAWNTGNHGPKTALNLSQEIAEVIATGGSYQCYFTQNRDASIRTQQVKTMTELAKFARARQAYTQGATAIPQIALLYSLASFKKYNSSIYNNAAAEPVKAILTALMDEQNAVEVLSEHHLKGRLDQYPLVIIPEWIYLEPDFLQELKTYAQNGGKLLVIGAEAVKNFSTELGIELSGPVQKQLCWVASNGDLGLVNDLLQKVNLKAGNPVLGNYYVNQDTRYPSGVAASMADIGQGKIAGVYFNFGMSFRNFQSPQLRDFLQGIVKKLFSNPIVEVQGSKLVHVTVNDMKGKLAINLINAGGNHNSDKVYTYDELPPLTDLSLKIRLPKKPLKIVQQPEHKPLPFTYANGVATLKVPKLGVHSIVVVE, translated from the coding sequence ATGAAGAACTGTTTATTTACGCTGTTTTTTATTTTTGGTACCACTACCCTCTTCGCCCAAAAAGCACCCCTCCGCCGCGCCGACAGCTTCTTCGGCCTGCATTTCGATTTTCACGCCAGCGTCAACGATTCATTGGTGGGCAAAACCCTCACCGAAGGGATGATTGACAGCCTGTTGACCGCCGTTAAACCCGATTTTATCCAGGTTGACTCCAAAGGCCACCCCGGGGTGGCGAGCTACCCGACCAAAGTAGCAGCCGGTACCCAGGTCAAAAGTTTCACCCAGGACCCACTGGCCTTGTTCCGCAAAGTCACCCAAAAACATGGCGTGGCCTTGTACGTACACTATTCCGGCGTATACGACGATGCCGCCCTCCTGAAACACCCCGAATGGGCGGCAATAGATGCCAACGGCAAACCCAGCACCCAAAAAACCTCGGTGCATGGCGCATACGTGGACGAACTGATGATTCCCCAACTGAAAGAAATAGCCGACTACGGCGTGGACGGGGTTTGGGTGGACGGCGATTGTTGGGCCACCGTACTCGATTATTCACCCAAAGCCCTAGAAAAATTCCGGCAACAAACGGGGATTTCGACCCTTCCCAAAACCAAACAGGACGAGCATTACCTCGACCTGATGAATTTTGCCCGTCAATCGTTTAAAAACTACGTGGGGCATTATACCGATCAGTTGCACCAGTACAAGCCCAGTTTTCAGGTGGCCTCCAACTGGGCGTTCTCCTCCTTTATGCCCGAACCCGTTGACCTCAACATCGATTTTATGTCGGGCGACCTCACGCCCATGAACGGGGTAAATTCTGTGCTTTTTGAAGCCAGAGTCTTGGCCGCCCAGTCGCGTACCTACAAAAAGCCCTGGGATTTGATGTCCTGGAGTTTCAATACCGCCTGGAACACGGGCAATCATGGCCCTAAAACTGCCCTCAACCTGAGCCAGGAAATCGCCGAAGTGATCGCTACTGGTGGTAGCTACCAATGTTATTTTACCCAAAATCGCGACGCATCCATTCGAACCCAGCAAGTAAAAACCATGACTGAGTTGGCCAAATTTGCCCGCGCCAGACAAGCCTATACACAAGGCGCAACGGCCATTCCCCAAATCGCACTGCTGTATTCATTGGCGAGTTTCAAAAAATACAATTCCAGCATTTACAACAACGCTGCTGCCGAACCCGTAAAAGCCATTTTGACCGCTTTGATGGATGAGCAAAACGCGGTAGAGGTATTGTCTGAACACCACCTGAAAGGCAGGCTCGACCAATATCCGCTGGTCATCATTCCAGAATGGATTTACCTGGAGCCGGACTTTTTGCAAGAACTAAAAACCTATGCCCAAAATGGCGGAAAGCTGCTGGTCATCGGCGCAGAAGCGGTAAAAAATTTCAGCACCGAATTGGGCATTGAGTTGAGCGGCCCAGTCCAAAAACAACTCTGCTGGGTGGCTAGCAATGGCGATCTGGGGCTGGTAAATGATTTGCTGCAAAAAGTAAACCTCAAAGCTGGAAACCCCGTATTGGGCAATTATTATGTGAACCAGGACACCCGGTACCCCAGTGGCGTTGCTGCTTCCATGGCGGATATTGGCCAAGGAAAAATCGCCGGGGTGTACTTTAATTTTGGCATGAGTTTCCGCAATTTCCAATCGCCTCAACTGCGCGATTTTTTGCAGGGCATCGTCAAAAAATTGTTCTCCAATCCCATCGTGGAAGTACAAGGTTCCAAATTGGTGCACGTCACTGTCAATGACATGAAAGGAAAACTGGCCATCAACCTGATCAATGCCGGGGGCAACCACAACAGCGATAAAGTATACACGTACGATGAGCTGCCGCCGCTGACCGATTTGAGTCTGAAAATCAGGCTCCCCAAGAAGCCCCTGAAAATTGTGCAACAACCAGAGCATAAACCTTTACCTTTCACTTATGCCAATGGCGTGGCCACACTGAAAGTGCCTAAGTTAGGGGTACATTCGATTGTAGTGGTAGAATAA
- a CDS encoding SGNH/GDSL hydrolase family protein has product MRAIILFFLLSQFHYSFAQSDTLANTQELSPRGGLPNFFAKVQKGKPVKIAYLGGSITRADQGWREQSFQWLKTEFPQAQFSEIMAAIGGTGSDFGAYRLQTHVLQHQPDLVFVEFAVNDNGKSAPEVKAAMEGIVRQIWRKNRRSDICFVYTFSRPQLEFYQRGKFPVSASAMEAVADHYQIPSIAMAQPAVQLITEGKMLLQAKVSENPGQMIFSEDGVHPLVETGHKVYAEAVQRQFKVLQSMGKPGAHALKIAILPQNLEKARMLSLDQVKKTAGWRLTDSVVLRKPFADLMPPVYATADTAQFLSVRFKGSSLGLLDVMGPSSGQIVVWIDEDAPRYLNRFDEYCTYYRMSYSLINGLSEGKHRAIIKVSPNELDKAAILQKRNNKINNPLLYAGRAFYVGAFLVKK; this is encoded by the coding sequence ATGCGGGCAATCATTTTATTTTTTTTGCTCAGTCAATTCCATTATAGCTTTGCCCAATCTGATACCCTTGCCAACACGCAGGAACTCAGTCCCCGTGGCGGGCTTCCCAATTTTTTTGCCAAAGTCCAAAAAGGAAAGCCTGTAAAAATTGCCTACCTGGGTGGCAGCATTACCCGCGCAGACCAGGGCTGGCGGGAGCAAAGTTTTCAGTGGTTAAAAACGGAATTTCCCCAGGCGCAGTTCTCTGAAATCATGGCGGCAATTGGGGGCACGGGTTCGGATTTTGGCGCTTACCGCTTGCAAACACACGTGTTGCAGCACCAGCCCGATCTGGTATTTGTGGAGTTTGCCGTCAACGACAATGGGAAATCAGCCCCCGAAGTGAAAGCGGCGATGGAGGGCATTGTGCGGCAAATCTGGCGAAAAAACCGCCGCAGCGACATTTGCTTCGTGTACACGTTTTCCAGGCCACAGTTGGAGTTTTACCAGCGGGGCAAATTTCCGGTTTCGGCTTCAGCGATGGAAGCTGTGGCTGATCATTACCAAATTCCCTCCATCGCGATGGCTCAACCTGCCGTTCAGTTGATCACAGAAGGTAAAATGTTGTTGCAAGCCAAAGTCAGCGAAAACCCTGGGCAAATGATCTTTTCGGAAGATGGTGTTCACCCCCTGGTGGAAACCGGGCATAAAGTCTATGCCGAAGCCGTCCAACGCCAGTTTAAGGTGTTGCAAAGTATGGGCAAACCGGGGGCTCATGCGTTAAAAATTGCCATTTTGCCCCAAAACCTGGAAAAGGCCCGCATGCTCTCGCTGGATCAGGTGAAAAAAACTGCGGGTTGGCGCCTGACCGATTCCGTGGTATTGCGCAAACCTTTTGCTGACCTGATGCCCCCGGTGTATGCCACGGCCGATACCGCCCAGTTTTTAAGCGTACGTTTCAAGGGCAGCAGCCTGGGGCTGTTGGATGTGATGGGACCCAGTAGTGGTCAAATTGTGGTTTGGATCGATGAGGACGCGCCGCGATACCTCAACCGTTTTGACGAATATTGTACCTACTACCGTATGAGTTACAGCCTGATCAATGGTTTGTCGGAGGGCAAACACCGGGCGATCATCAAGGTTTCTCCGAATGAACTCGACAAAGCCGCCATTTTGCAAAAGCGCAACAACAAGATCAATAACCCGCTGCTTTATGCCGGGCGGGCTTTTTACGTCGGGGCTTTTTTGGTGAAAAAATAG
- a CDS encoding DsrE family protein: MHKFVKYGLILMSSVVCSSIFGQSPQFPIVKAFGGIYEIPDARELPDATLTYKILVDLSTAAEDNKQISRWVDNVARLMNLHGLAGVPKAALNVKVVIHGGAIFTLLTNEQYQERFQTDNTNLKVYEALLEAGVDIMVCGQSLIARKMVTKDLWPGVKVAHSALTTITTYVPQGYVLLKF, encoded by the coding sequence ATGCACAAGTTTGTCAAGTACGGTTTAATCCTAATGTCATCAGTAGTTTGTTCTTCCATTTTTGGACAAAGCCCCCAATTCCCGATCGTAAAAGCTTTTGGTGGGATTTACGAAATCCCGGATGCAAGGGAGCTGCCCGATGCTACCTTGACCTATAAAATCCTCGTGGATTTATCCACTGCCGCAGAGGACAACAAACAAATTTCCAGATGGGTGGACAATGTAGCCCGGCTGATGAACCTCCATGGTTTGGCGGGAGTCCCCAAAGCGGCGCTCAATGTGAAGGTGGTCATCCATGGGGGAGCCATTTTTACCTTGCTTACCAACGAGCAATACCAAGAACGCTTTCAGACCGACAATACCAATCTCAAGGTTTATGAAGCCCTGCTGGAAGCAGGTGTAGACATTATGGTTTGTGGCCAATCCCTGATCGCGCGCAAAATGGTTACCAAAGACCTTTGGCCGGGCGTAAAAGTCGCTCATTCAGCGTTGACGACCATCACCACCTACGTGCCACAAGGGTACGTGCTCTTGAAGTTTTGA
- a CDS encoding MFS transporter, translated as MSNPNPFSAKSSLQHLFSIPVIVAALGYFVDIYDLLLFSIVRIPSLQSLGLSEQEVSSVGASILNWQMIGLLIGGILWGVLGDKKGRLSVLFGSILTYSLANIACGFVQDPTTYKILRFIAGIGLAGELGAGITLVSEILPKHLRAIGTSLVAGIGLLGAVVAYFSVEWFDWRTAYFIGGGMGIALLLLRIGVFESGVFMHIKAQKHLQRGNFFSLFTNRDRLIRYLKCIGMGLPTWFVIGILATFSNEFGLAMNIPEPIKPGLSIMWCYIGLSVGDLSSGFLSHWLHSRKKAVLGLMLFTLVCTVIYLFGGINTASTFYGLVLFLGFGIGYWAMFVTIGAEQFGTNLRATAATTIPNMVRGTVVLMTTLFGYFKQSFSVIESGAFVGLLCFAIGLFSILTISETHNRDLDFLEE; from the coding sequence ATGAGTAACCCAAACCCGTTCAGCGCCAAAAGCTCGCTTCAACACCTGTTCAGTATACCCGTCATTGTCGCCGCACTGGGCTATTTTGTCGACATCTACGATTTATTGCTCTTTAGCATCGTGCGCATTCCGAGTTTACAGTCCCTGGGGCTATCCGAACAGGAAGTATCTTCCGTAGGCGCCAGCATCCTCAATTGGCAGATGATCGGCTTGCTGATCGGCGGGATATTATGGGGCGTATTGGGGGATAAAAAAGGTCGACTTTCGGTACTTTTTGGATCCATTCTCACCTATTCCCTGGCGAACATCGCCTGTGGTTTTGTTCAAGATCCCACGACTTACAAAATCCTGCGCTTCATAGCCGGGATTGGCCTGGCCGGAGAGTTGGGCGCGGGGATTACCCTGGTGTCCGAAATTTTGCCCAAACATTTGCGCGCCATCGGAACTTCTCTGGTTGCGGGAATCGGCCTGTTGGGGGCCGTGGTGGCTTACTTCAGCGTAGAATGGTTTGACTGGCGTACGGCCTATTTCATCGGTGGCGGCATGGGTATTGCGCTGTTGTTGTTGCGCATTGGCGTTTTTGAGTCTGGCGTTTTTATGCACATCAAGGCACAGAAACACTTGCAACGCGGGAATTTCTTTTCGCTATTTACCAACCGAGACCGACTGATTCGCTATTTGAAATGCATCGGAATGGGTTTGCCTACCTGGTTTGTCATCGGGATTCTGGCCACGTTTAGCAATGAGTTTGGCCTGGCCATGAATATTCCCGAGCCGATCAAACCCGGACTGTCGATCATGTGGTGCTACATCGGACTATCGGTGGGCGACCTGAGTAGTGGTTTTTTGAGCCATTGGCTCCACTCCCGCAAAAAGGCGGTGCTGGGCTTGATGCTTTTTACGCTGGTTTGTACGGTCATCTATTTGTTTGGGGGCATCAATACCGCCTCTACCTTTTATGGACTGGTCCTGTTTTTGGGTTTTGGTATCGGGTATTGGGCGATGTTTGTGACCATTGGGGCCGAACAGTTTGGCACCAACCTACGCGCCACCGCCGCTACCACGATACCGAATATGGTGCGTGGCACTGTTGTGCTCATGACCACCCTGTTTGGCTATTTTAAGCAGTCGTTTAGTGTGATTGAATCCGGTGCTTTCGTAGGGCTGTTGTGTTTTGCGATTGGCCTGTTTTCGATCTTGACCATTTCGGAAACGCACAATCGAGATTTGGACTTTTTGGAGGAGTAG
- a CDS encoding sugar phosphate isomerase/epimerase family protein: protein MQTTLKSISIGVLVMCCVQVFAQAKFGKILKDMPGVVSYTYRNEFAKDVPKTLDNIKALGVTNIEFSNLFGKTASELRTLLDARGMICTSYGVSYDALLNKIDQVMEEAKILGAEFVRVAWIPHTAPMDLALAQKTVADFNRFGQKLKENGLTFCYHNHGFEFLPYGKGTYFDYIVQNTNPDYVSFEMDILWVFHPGQDPAALLKKYPKRFRLMHVKDLKKGVVGDFSGGTPTENDVTLGTGQLNLPKILKAARKTSIKYFYIEDENPKASEQVPLSLAYLKGL, encoded by the coding sequence ATGCAAACAACACTAAAATCGATAAGTATTGGCGTCCTGGTAATGTGCTGTGTGCAAGTTTTTGCGCAGGCAAAATTCGGAAAAATCCTCAAAGACATGCCCGGCGTAGTGTCCTACACCTACCGCAACGAATTTGCCAAAGATGTACCCAAAACCCTGGACAACATCAAAGCACTGGGCGTTACCAACATCGAATTTTCCAATTTATTTGGCAAAACCGCCTCCGAATTGCGTACCCTTTTGGATGCTCGAGGCATGATTTGTACCAGCTATGGCGTGAGTTACGATGCTTTGCTGAACAAAATTGACCAGGTGATGGAAGAGGCGAAAATACTCGGCGCGGAATTTGTACGGGTGGCCTGGATTCCCCACACCGCTCCGATGGATCTGGCACTGGCCCAAAAAACCGTGGCTGATTTCAACCGTTTTGGCCAAAAACTCAAAGAGAATGGCCTGACTTTTTGTTACCACAACCACGGCTTTGAGTTCCTACCCTACGGCAAAGGCACCTATTTCGATTACATCGTACAAAACACCAATCCCGACTACGTTTCTTTTGAAATGGACATCCTGTGGGTGTTTCACCCTGGACAAGATCCCGCTGCGCTGCTCAAAAAATACCCGAAGCGCTTCCGTTTGATGCACGTCAAAGACCTCAAAAAAGGGGTGGTTGGCGACTTTAGCGGCGGTACACCCACGGAAAACGACGTCACCCTGGGCACGGGACAACTGAATTTGCCGAAAATCCTGAAAGCCGCCCGCAAAACCAGCATCAAGTATTTCTACATTGAGGATGAGAACCCGAAGGCGAGTGAGCAGGTGCCTTTGAGTTTGGCGTATTTGAAGGGGCTGTAG